In Dermacentor albipictus isolate Rhodes 1998 colony chromosome 6, USDA_Dalb.pri_finalv2, whole genome shotgun sequence, the following proteins share a genomic window:
- the Apt1 gene encoding acyl-protein thioesterase 1, which produces MGGNTASAMPSPVIVAATAKHTATVIFLHGLGDTGLGWSSVFEAIRQPHVKYICPTAPVIPVTLNGGMRMTAWFDLCSLDPNGREDESGIKAAAEGIHRLIADEEKVGIPSDRIVLGGFSMGGALALYSGLRYPKPLAGILGLSCWLPLFKHFPAAAVGNHDTPIMMCHGDCDDLVPMRWGQMTADLLKTFARDVTFRQYKGMGHSSCEEETQDVAAYLQSRLPPI; this is translated from the exons ATGGGAGGAAACACGGCGTCCGCCATGCCGTCACCCGTGATCGTAGCCGCCACTGCCAAGCACACCGCCACT GTTATCTTTCTTCATGGCCTGGGAGATACAGG GTTGGGCTGGTCATCAGTATTTGAAGCAATACGTCAGCCACATGTCAAGTACATATGCCCTACAGC GCCAGTCATCCCTGTCACTCTCAATGGAGGCATGCGAATGACTGCATGGTTCGACCTCTGCTCTCTGGACCCCAATGGCAGAGAAGATGAGTCTGGCATCAAAGCTGCTGCTGAAGGAA TTCACAGGCTCATAGCTGATGAGGAGAAGGTGGGCATCCCCTCGGACCGCATCGTGCTGGGCGGCTTCAGCATGGGCGGAGCACTGGCACTCTACTCCGGCCTGCGCTACCCCAAGCCCTTGGCCGGCATCCTGGGCCTCAGCTGCTGGCTACCGCTCTTCAAGCATTTTCCTGCG GCAGCGGTTGGCAACCACGACACGCCAATCATGATGTGCCATGGAGATTGTGATGACCTGGTGCCCATGCGCTGGGGCCAGATGACAGCCGACCTCCTTAAGACATTCGCCAGGGACGTCACCTTCCGGCAGTACAAAGGGATGGGTCACTCCTCGTGCGAGGAG
- the LOC139061360 gene encoding uncharacterized protein translates to MTSVVRDYAATLSERDRQRYEIKTKAIGMDPFTMRASDCIKDIGLWPCVDSSDIYEFLVLRTSFTTRKQLKSRKALEAHNFVTSGWVHEPSVKVVSADTIIIITKVNHSQSLNQAPLTVWVLARSDGDINAAHCTCMAGNGEACAHVAAVLFFLEYGVRGRQERSCTDIANAWLPAHVRKVEVRPVAAMDFASSARKKRRLDCEGTSVCAASVTARTKAPAPTKEEWNSFFGHLLNSGHRPVVVSTDPTYSDMYVPAARACNGADLRRLYDRSAQSLSYDQLARRCSVVYSKLQISDDAVSSIEARTRQQSMSTRWFAYRAGRITASTLYDVCHTRLEVPSISLLKRICYRGQPRPTIIYLNIEENVVAWSAVSV, encoded by the exons ATGACTTCAGTTGTTAGAGACTATGCAGCAACGTTATCTGAACGTGACAGACAACGTTACGAGATCAAGACAAAAGCAATTGGCATGGACCCTTTTACGATGCGTGCAAGCGACTGCATCAAAGACATTGGCTTGTGGCCGTGCGTGGATAGCTCAGACATCTACGAATTCTTGGTTCTGAGGACCAGCTTCACGACGCGTAAGCAGTTGAAGTCGCGGAAGGCGCTGGAGGCCCACAATTTTGTGACGAGCGGCTGGGTGCACGAGCCGTCTGTGAAGGTGGTGTCTGCCGATACCATAATCATCATAACAAAG GTAAACCACTCGCAGAGCCTCAACCAGGCTCCGCTAACAGTGTGGGTGTTGGCCAGGAGCGACGGCGACATAAACGCTGCGCACTGCACTTGCATGGCAGGGAACGGCGAGGCCTGCGCTCATGTTGCCgccgttctttttttcctcgagtACGGTGTGCGTGGACGGCAAGAACGGTCTTGCACTGACATCGCAAATGCCTGGCTTCCAGCCCACGTACGAAAAGTGGAAGTGCGGCCCGTTGCTGCCATGGATTTCGCGTCGAGTGCGCGGAAGAAACGTCGGCTCGATTGTGAAGGAACTTCAGTTTGTGCAGCCAGTGTGACCGCGCGTACTAAGGCCCCTGCTCCAACGAAAGAAGAGTGGAACAGCTTCTTTGGCCATCTTTTAAACTCCGGACATCGGCCAGTCGTGGTGAGCACGGACCCCACGTACAGCGACATGTATGTGCCTGCGGCAAGAGCCTGCAATGGTGCAGACTTGCGTCGACTGTACGACCGCAGTGCACAGAGCTTGTCTTATGACCAGCTGGCACGACGCTGCAGTGTTGTTTACAGTAAGCTGCAGATTAGTGACGATGCAGTCAGCAGCATAGAGGCAAGGACTAGGCAACAGTCGATGAGTACTCGATGGTTTGCATACAGGGCTGGCCGTATCACAGCGTCCACATTGTACGACGTCTGTCATACAAGACTGGAGGTGCCTTCAATAAGCTTACTGAAGCGCATTTGCTACCGAGGCCAACCGAGGCCAACCATAATTTATTTAAATATTGAGGAAAACGTAGTTGCATGGAGCGCTGTTAGCGTTTAG